In a single window of the Prinia subflava isolate CZ2003 ecotype Zambia chromosome 3, Cam_Psub_1.2, whole genome shotgun sequence genome:
- the IL1RL1 gene encoding interleukin-1 receptor-like 1 yields the protein MVGCIGLILLSTFLSVSMTSETFDPMEGEALVIKCPRWSSSVKITWYRMDTHKIIPVEEEGSRVFSKERFLWFLPTSREDSGNYTCVIHFSNNHTKSYNMSVQVHSYKPGECFSSRIRYPNDTGRGKIVCPTIDNYKNATIVQWYKDCKPLQGQKYFKKEKYIYIKNPGREDDGYYTCQFIYTHKGNVFNVSATRIFISEVKYLPLPPQIIFPKNKDVVEAELGAALSLKCRARLGIKKQPVAAVRWNVDNTPVKRLVLSRFREETHFFDGNEQVYYEETTLNITEVKKEDLQSNFTCIALNTMYNTRVTVTLQLKVQSEEVLPNILLITGSLVLLGAIAISVILYHSFRVDIVLFCREIFQPYSVKDDGKIYDAYVIYPKNHTSEANFVEYFVYQIMPDILENKCGYKLCIYGRDIYPGEDTAGAIEKRMQKSRRLIILLTHQLINSKEDAYDQHIALYNALIQNDTKVILLEMETIGDNGKLQESLRFIIKQQGTVKWKEEHTVHPQSPNSKFWKQVRYHMPLSCWPSHSANTSE from the exons ATGGTGGGGTGTATAGGTTTGATCCTCCTATCTACCTTCCTCTCGGTTTCCATGACATCTGAAACAT TTGATCCTATGGAAGGTGAGGCTTTAGTGATAAAATGTCCCAGATGGAGTTCGTCTGTGAAAATCACCTGGTATCGCATGGATACTCACAAAATAATTCCTGTGGAAGAGGAGGGATCACGAGTATTTTCCAAAGAACGATTTCTTTGGTTTCTGCCAACTTCTAGAGAAGATTCTGGAAACTACACTTGTGTAATACATTT TTCAAATAATCACACGAAGTCGTACAACATGAGTGTGCAAGTGCATTCATACAAGCCAGGAGAATGTTTCTCAAGTCGGATTCGTTACCCAAATGAcactggaagaggaaaaattgTTTGTCCTACCATTGATAACTATAAGAATGCTACTATTGTCCAGTGGTATAAG gacTGCAAACCTCttcagggacagaaatacttcaagaaagaaaaatatatttatattaagaATCCAGGAAGGGAAGATGATGGTTATTATACTTGTCAATTTATTTATACCCATAAAGGAAATGTGTTTAATGTATCAGCAACAAGAATTTTCATAAGTGAGG TGAAATATTTACCTCTACCACCTCAAATCATCTTtccaaaaaataaagatgtagTAGAAGCAGAGCTTG GTGCTGCTTTGTCTCTGAAATGTCGGGCCCGCCTGGGGATTAAGAAACAGCCAGTGGCTGCTGTCAGATGGAATGTGGATAACACCCCAGTGAAAAGACTTGTTTTATCAAGATTTCGTGAAGAAACTCATTT TTTTGATGGAAATGAGCAAGTATACTACGAAGAGACCACTTTGAATATTACTGAAGTAAAAAAGGAGGATCTGCAGTCAAATTTCACATGTATAGCATTGAACACAATGTACAACACAAGAGTCACGGTGACATTACAACTCAAAGTGCAATCTGAGG AGGTTCTTCCTAACATCCTCCTGATCACAGGATCTCTAGTACTGCTAGGTGCAATAGCAATCTCAGTTATCCTTTACCATTCTTTCCGAGTTGACATTGTCCTGTTCTGTCGGGAGATATTCCAGCCCTACTCAGTCAAGGATG ATGGGAAGATATATGATGCGTATGTTATCTACCCCAAAAATCACACCAGTGAAGCTAATTTTGTGGAATATTTTGTTTACCAAATCATGCCAGATATTCTAGAAAATAAATGTGGATATAAATTGTGTATTTATGGGAGAGATATATATCCCGGGGAAG ATACAGCTGGTGCAATTGAGAAGAGGATGCAGAAGAGTAGAAGGTTGATCATCCTGCTAACACACCAGCTGATTAATTCTAAAGAAGATGCTTATGATCAACACATTGCGTTGTACAATGCCCTCATTCAAAATGACACAAAGGTGATCCTTCTGGAAATGGAGACAATTGGGGATAATGGGAAGCTTCAGGAATCTCTTAGGTTTATTATTAAGCAGCAAGGTACCGTCAAATGGAAAGAGGAGCACACGGTGCACCCACAGTCACCCAACTCTAAGTTCTGGAAACAGGTGAGGTACCATATGCCACTCTCATGCTGGCCCTCACACTCAGCTAACACCAGTGAATAG